The following coding sequences are from one Halobacteriovorax sp. JY17 window:
- a CDS encoding S8 family peptidase, which yields MNKLILFSLFLSLNSFANDPLSSMQWGIKNIGQPIFRATGELTRELVRGVPGQDIGLPENYVASKKKVVVAVIDSGVDIFHPDLKENIWLNPKCKGMSEEEMAKEDCHGWNFLDGNPDVTDDIGHGTHVAGIIAAAENNGIGIKGIASKNVEIMPLKILNSKVKTFVYGKQVITNIIADAIAYAVTNGASVINLSLGWPALIHTKKVRYAIDTAIKRNVAIIVAAGNNNKKLPVYPCSYDEVICVGAMDNKGEIPEFSNFGGKVDLTAPGESILSTYPRNLESRILRIPGYEIKQGSSQAAPFVSGLVALLKSNNLEMSFDEIKYRLFKSATISDSNKRVKYGKVNFSKILDTDITNGYPLFKFKALSEVRVLEDGTFDFNLSFRSLGKDISKLDFEVIIRDGQRVILSKKFSKEEVSQTENSSVLVKANISDFRTSSHLSLDVKWNGITFGHEIALVRDMLKVADKKTKKLPFKDSEVLSIENGRMSSGLRKVVSNKFDSHSLDYFVQRKATTAGTSLVELAKIHTDSIKRIRIEIAEIGKLINIIKNDFNNDGAEDYMIYSLSKEERHLVLSFVNFEGKPLYGDHSQWFLEISTFEGLPFFNGEIRFEFLNVDFLTFGKVKVPVFMKSWLMPEADNTRDPIDRIPDGVASNKPYFLNPIILNGEVSLEVRTLASLSFLNDFREKFSIGARESLAFDHLFDQDKLSNSLEAIIISGNEFSKRYFHINYLEKGTYSVDEIFFYGLSLDSNRTLISRKDSTQYNASFALNSRQELRTVFWDLSGERSVQNFKTESWGDLIIDIFDFKKSGNESLVLLESRYYIHAIDNDGPSQKLPINRESSFPGVSFSETFKKVNIETRDSKARGILVDSSLIYGDRLYSMVFNDGEFASPIYSSFTIPSNCKYLDVSEFEKGSYIVLACQDKFLRSTLELVPLKERVE from the coding sequence GTGAATAAGTTAATACTATTTTCTCTCTTTTTATCTTTAAACTCATTTGCTAATGATCCTCTCTCGAGTATGCAGTGGGGAATTAAGAATATTGGGCAACCTATTTTTCGTGCAACAGGTGAACTTACTAGAGAGCTTGTAAGAGGAGTTCCAGGGCAGGATATTGGACTACCTGAAAATTATGTAGCATCTAAGAAGAAAGTTGTTGTGGCCGTCATTGATTCAGGTGTGGATATTTTCCATCCTGATTTAAAAGAGAATATCTGGCTAAATCCTAAGTGCAAAGGTATGAGCGAAGAAGAAATGGCCAAGGAAGATTGTCACGGTTGGAATTTCCTAGATGGAAATCCTGATGTGACAGATGATATTGGTCACGGAACACACGTTGCTGGAATTATTGCAGCAGCTGAGAATAATGGAATTGGTATTAAGGGAATAGCTTCAAAGAATGTTGAAATTATGCCTCTTAAAATCTTAAACTCAAAAGTGAAGACCTTTGTTTATGGGAAGCAGGTCATTACTAATATTATCGCAGATGCAATTGCCTACGCGGTAACAAATGGAGCTTCAGTCATTAATCTAAGTCTTGGTTGGCCAGCTCTCATTCATACGAAGAAAGTTCGCTATGCTATTGATACTGCAATCAAGAGAAACGTTGCGATTATTGTTGCTGCAGGAAATAATAATAAGAAGTTACCAGTCTACCCTTGTTCATACGATGAAGTCATTTGTGTTGGAGCTATGGACAATAAAGGGGAGATTCCTGAATTTTCTAATTTTGGAGGAAAAGTTGACCTAACAGCTCCAGGAGAGAGTATTCTCAGTACTTATCCGAGAAATTTAGAGTCTAGAATCTTAAGAATTCCAGGTTATGAAATTAAGCAAGGTTCATCACAGGCAGCTCCTTTTGTTTCGGGTCTTGTGGCCTTACTTAAGTCAAATAATTTAGAAATGAGTTTTGATGAGATTAAATATAGACTTTTTAAGAGCGCTACAATTAGTGACTCTAATAAGCGTGTGAAGTACGGAAAAGTTAACTTTAGTAAAATTCTCGATACAGATATTACTAATGGATACCCACTTTTTAAATTTAAAGCTCTCTCGGAAGTTAGAGTTCTAGAAGATGGAACTTTTGATTTTAATCTTTCATTTAGATCTCTTGGGAAAGATATTTCAAAATTAGATTTTGAAGTAATTATCAGAGATGGGCAGAGAGTTATTTTAAGTAAGAAATTTTCTAAAGAAGAAGTTTCTCAAACTGAAAATTCTAGTGTTCTTGTGAAGGCCAATATTTCTGACTTTAGAACTTCGTCTCATTTAAGTTTAGATGTTAAGTGGAATGGAATTACTTTTGGCCATGAGATCGCTCTGGTTAGAGATATGCTCAAGGTTGCTGATAAGAAAACTAAGAAATTACCTTTTAAAGACTCTGAAGTTCTCTCAATTGAAAATGGAAGAATGTCGTCAGGACTTAGAAAAGTTGTATCAAATAAATTTGACAGTCATAGTCTTGATTACTTTGTTCAAAGAAAGGCAACGACAGCTGGAACATCGCTTGTGGAGTTGGCAAAAATTCATACGGATAGCATTAAGAGAATTAGGATCGAAATTGCTGAGATTGGAAAACTCATTAATATCATCAAAAATGATTTTAACAATGATGGTGCTGAAGATTATATGATTTACTCTCTTTCTAAAGAAGAGAGGCACCTCGTTTTAAGTTTTGTAAACTTTGAAGGAAAGCCTTTATACGGGGATCATTCTCAGTGGTTCTTAGAGATTTCAACTTTTGAAGGACTACCATTCTTTAATGGTGAAATTCGTTTTGAATTCTTAAATGTCGATTTTCTAACATTTGGAAAAGTTAAAGTTCCTGTTTTTATGAAGAGTTGGCTCATGCCAGAAGCGGATAATACAAGAGACCCGATAGATCGTATTCCTGATGGAGTTGCTTCAAATAAACCATACTTTTTAAATCCTATTATTTTAAACGGTGAAGTAAGTTTGGAAGTTAGAACTTTAGCATCGCTTTCATTTTTAAATGATTTTAGAGAGAAGTTTTCAATTGGAGCTAGAGAGAGCTTGGCCTTTGACCACCTCTTTGATCAAGATAAATTATCGAACTCTCTTGAAGCAATTATTATTTCAGGGAATGAGTTCTCAAAGAGGTACTTCCATATTAATTACTTGGAAAAGGGGACTTATTCAGTAGATGAGATATTCTTCTATGGTTTAAGCCTAGATTCCAATAGAACTCTTATCTCAAGAAAGGACTCTACTCAGTATAATGCTTCGTTTGCGCTTAACTCTAGACAAGAACTTCGAACAGTTTTTTGGGATTTGAGTGGTGAAAGATCAGTTCAAAACTTTAAAACTGAGAGTTGGGGGGATTTGATTATAGATATTTTTGACTTCAAAAAAAGTGGTAATGAAAGCCTTGTTTTGCTTGAGTCTAGATACTATATCCATGCAATTGACAACGATGGCCCGTCCCAGAAGCTTCCAATTAACCGAGAAAGTAGCTTTCCGGGAGTGAGTTTTTCTGAAACCTTTAAGAAGGTAAATATTGAAACGAGAGACTCTAAAGCGAGAGGTATTCTAGTTGATTCTTCTCTTATTTACGGAGATCGCCTTTATTCAATGGTCTTTAATGATGGAGAGTTCGCATCGCCTATCTATTCTAGTTTTACTATTCCTTCGAATTGTAAGTATCTAGATGTAAGTGAGTTCGAGAAGGGGAGTTATATTGTACTTGCCTGCCAAGATAAGTTTCTAAGATCGACTCTTGAGTTAGTACCTTTAAAAGAGAGAGTTGAATAA
- a CDS encoding ATPase, T2SS/T4P/T4SS family has product MTNENSVWKLINDLNTKKGITEIVINGPKNVFVERAGQFIQLNVSLTKQDIYKFIEEIADYNKKVCNQQSPIMDGSLPDGSRINVIVEPFVSGFPSISIRKYIRTITDFDSSPGIFSVDPKWVEFIKAAVSARMNIIISGGTGVGKTTFMNLLLKEVSPAERIITIEDTLELNLSTPNLVRLEAGSKVEASDISVRDLVKNTLRMRPDRIILGEIRGGELFDLLQAMNTGHDGSMTSLHANSAAECINRMETLFLMSGYDVPYHVVRRQMSTAVDLIFQLSRDREGNRILKTIQEITGMEGSNILSQTIATHEDGKLVSTGITPKNMDKLHHMGALPIDFANQ; this is encoded by the coding sequence ATGACAAATGAAAACTCAGTTTGGAAATTAATCAATGATTTAAATACTAAGAAAGGTATCACTGAAATTGTTATTAATGGTCCTAAAAATGTCTTTGTTGAAAGGGCGGGGCAATTTATTCAGTTAAATGTTTCTTTAACAAAGCAGGATATTTATAAATTCATCGAAGAAATTGCTGACTACAATAAGAAAGTATGTAATCAACAGAGTCCAATCATGGATGGAAGCCTCCCTGATGGATCAAGAATAAATGTGATAGTGGAGCCTTTTGTCAGTGGCTTTCCATCTATTTCGATTAGAAAGTATATAAGAACAATTACAGACTTTGATAGTTCACCCGGAATATTTAGTGTCGATCCAAAATGGGTTGAGTTTATAAAGGCCGCAGTGTCGGCGCGAATGAATATCATTATCTCTGGAGGGACGGGAGTAGGTAAGACAACTTTTATGAATCTCTTACTTAAAGAGGTGAGTCCTGCTGAAAGAATAATTACCATTGAAGATACACTGGAGCTAAATCTTTCGACACCAAATCTTGTAAGATTAGAAGCGGGAAGTAAGGTTGAAGCGAGTGATATTTCAGTTAGAGATCTTGTGAAAAATACTTTAAGAATGAGGCCTGATAGAATTATTCTTGGAGAAATTAGAGGAGGAGAACTCTTTGATCTTCTCCAGGCGATGAATACTGGTCACGACGGTAGTATGACTTCTCTTCACGCTAATTCAGCCGCAGAGTGTATCAATAGAATGGAAACTCTATTTCTCATGTCTGGATACGATGTTCCCTACCATGTAGTGAGAAGACAGATGAGTACGGCAGTGGATTTAATTTTTCAACTCTCAAGAGATAGAGAGGGGAATCGTATTTTAAAAACTATTCAAGAAATTACAGGAATGGAAGGAAGTAATATTCTCTCTCAAACCATTGCTACTCATGAAGATGGAAAACTTGTGAGTACTGGAATTACTCCAAAGAATATGGATAAGCTCCATCATATGGGAGCTCTTCCAATAGACTTTGCTAATCAGTGA
- a CDS encoding Nif3-like dinuclear metal center hexameric protein, protein MSVVKRKDLEKFLNNLLNIYEFQDYGPNGLQIEGAEEIRKVAFAVSATKHSVNEAVKAGADALIVHHGLFWKFHGTRPLKGPFAKRVFPLIKNDISLFGYHLPLDAHLEVGNAAGISKQLELTDIKPFGDYKGSPTGLKGKLPRKLKREELAKTLEGILNHQVIFSTPEDQETINSLAIITGGANSEWSQAMREGVDAYLTGEMSEHDWHESAEAGVTMFAGGHNATEQFGVQQLMESVQKKFSLDCLYIESKNPA, encoded by the coding sequence ATGTCAGTAGTTAAAAGAAAAGATCTCGAAAAATTTCTCAATAATCTCCTAAATATTTATGAATTCCAGGACTATGGACCGAATGGTCTTCAGATCGAAGGTGCCGAAGAGATAAGGAAAGTCGCCTTTGCCGTGTCTGCCACAAAACACTCAGTAAATGAAGCGGTTAAAGCAGGAGCTGACGCTCTCATTGTTCACCATGGACTCTTTTGGAAGTTTCATGGAACAAGACCCCTAAAAGGTCCATTTGCAAAGAGAGTCTTTCCACTTATAAAAAATGATATCAGCCTCTTTGGTTATCACCTGCCACTAGATGCTCATCTAGAAGTTGGAAATGCCGCCGGAATCTCTAAGCAATTAGAACTCACTGATATTAAACCTTTTGGTGACTACAAAGGCTCACCTACTGGACTAAAAGGAAAGCTTCCAAGGAAGTTAAAGAGAGAAGAATTAGCTAAAACTTTAGAAGGTATTCTAAATCATCAAGTTATTTTCTCCACACCAGAAGATCAAGAGACTATCAACTCCCTTGCCATTATTACTGGAGGCGCTAATAGTGAATGGTCCCAGGCCATGCGTGAAGGTGTTGACGCTTACTTAACGGGAGAAATGAGTGAGCACGATTGGCATGAAAGTGCAGAAGCAGGAGTGACGATGTTCGCAGGAGGACATAATGCCACAGAACAATTTGGTGTTCAGCAGCTCATGGAAAGCGTGCAAAAGAAGTTTTCTCTAGATTGTTTATATATCGAAAGTAAAAACCCTGCTTAG